Below is a window of Gemmatimonadales bacterium DNA.
TCGGTCACGGCGTGCGGACCCGCTTCTTCACCACCGAGCAGCCGCTCGGCGGGCACATCAAGGTGGGGAACAACTGGCTCACGGTGGTCGGTGTCCTCGAGGACCGGAAGGTCAGCTCGGAGACGGCGCAGCGGCTGGGAATTCGCGACGCCAACATGGACATCTACATCCCGGTGACGTCGCTGCTGCTGCGCTACCGCAACCGCGGCATGGTCACGCAGGCCGAGATCGAAGCGGCGTCGCGCACGGAGTTCGTGTCGCCGGCCGACCAGCAGCAGACCGATCCCGAGAAGGATGCCGAGAAGCGGAACATGAACCAGCTCGACCGGATCATCGTCCGCGTCGAGGATGCCAAGTATGTGCCAGCGGTCGCCGACATCACGCAGCGGATGCTGTCGCGGCGGCACAACGAAGTGGTCGACTTCGAGGTCGCCGTCCCCGAGCTGCTGCTCAAGCAGGAGCAGCGGACGCGGACGATCTTCAACGTCGTCCTCGGCGCGATCGCCTCGATTTCGCTGATCGTTGGCGGGATCGGGATCATGAACATCATGCTGGCGAGCATCCTCGAGCGGATCCGTGAAATCGGCGTCCGCCGGGCCGTGGGCGCCACGCAGCGCGACATCCTGGCGCAGTTCCTCTTCGAAGCGGTGCTGATCTCCGTTGCCGGAGGCGTCGCAGGAATCCTCCTCGGCGGGATCCTGAGCTACGGGATCGAGCACTTCGCCGGGATCAAGACGATCGTATCACTGGCCTCGGTGCTGGTGGCATTCGGTGTCTCCTTCGCCGTCGGCCTCGGATTCGGAATCGTGCCGGCGTATCGCGCCGCGCTCAAGGACCCTGTCGAGTGCCTCCGCTACGAGTGACCTCATGAGAACATCCCGCTGGATCCCGACCGCTGCGGCGGCGGCCGCTGCATTGCTCGCGATCGCATCACCCGCGGCTGCGCAGGACTCGCTCACGCTGCACCAGGCGATCGACATGGCGCAGCGCCAGAGCTACCAGGCGCGCGCCGCGCAGAGCACCCTGGAAAGCTCCCGCGATCGCGACCATCTCTTCAATACCAGCTATCTCCCGTCGCTCACGCTCGGCGGAACGACGCCGCGATATACCCGGCAGATCACGCCGGTGATCCAGCCCGACGGGACCACGCAGTACCTCCCGCTGCAGGAGACCGACGCCGACCTCAATGCGACAATCATCCAGCGCGTCCCGTGGACCAACACCACGCTCTCGTTCACCTCGGGGCTGAGCCAGACGAAGGTGAGCGGGCTCAGCGGATTCCAGAGCTGGTCGTCGACGCCGTTCTCGATTTCGGTGTCACAGCCGATCCTCCGCTCCAACTCGTTCAAGTGGGACATCAAGCAGCAGGACCTGCGGATGGAATCGTCGGAGCGGAAATACCTGGAGTCGCGCGAGGACGTCGCGATCCTCACGACCAACGCCTTCTTCGACCTCTTTGCCGCCGAGTCGAATCTCAAGAACGCCAAGGGCAATGCGGCGATCAACGACACCTTGTACACGCTCAACAAGGGCCGGCTCACCATCGGCAAGATCGGCGAGAACGACCTGCTGCAGAGCGAACTGGCGCTGTTGCGCGCCCAGCAGTCGGTCGAGGACGCGCAGCTCGGGTACGACCGGTCGCTGGCGCAGTTCCGTCTCACCATCAACGCGCCGCCGACGGCGCCGATTCACATCGCGATCACCGCCGATGTGCCATCGTTTGCGGTCGACACCGCCGATGCGGTGAAGTGGGCGCGGGCCAACTCGTCGACGATCGAGGATGCCGTGGCGTCGGAAGTCGCGGCCGACCGGGAAGTGAGCGAGGCGAAGTGGAATTCCGGCGCCGGCGGCACGGTGAACGCGAGCTACGGCTACAACGGCACCGCCACCAGCAGCGTGGTATCGGATGCCTACAAGAATCTTCTCAACGCCCAGCAATTGACGCTCTCGGTCCAGCTGCCGCTGTGGCAATGGGGGGCGCATGGCGCACAGGTCGACGCGGCGAAGGCCGATCGCGACGCGGCCAAGTCCAATGCGGCGATCACGCGGACCCAGGTCGACCTCAACGCCCACTTCGCCGCACTGCAGCTCACCGAGGCGCGGCGGGCGCTTATCATCGCGGCGAAGGCCGACACCGTCGCGGCGCAGCGATTCGACGTCGCCTACAACCGCTACGTGATCGGCCGGATCACGATCGACAATCTCTACATCGCGCAGAGCGAGAAGGACCAGGCGGTGGTGGCCTTTGCGCAGGCGCTGCGTGGATACTGGACTGCGTACTATCAACTGCGTCGTGACACGCTGTACGACTTCGAGGCTGCGCGCCAGATCCGCGAATTCACCGGCACCGCACCCGACCAGAGCGGCCCCCACTGAGCGCTGACGCCGCGATCACGCAGCACGACGCTGCCCCGCGGCCGCTGCTGCGTGTCCTCGGCGGCGTCTTCGGTCTCGCGCTCGCTGTTGGCGCGACGATCGGCGGCGGGATCCTCGGCACCCCCGGCAGCGTGGCCGCCGCACTCCCCAATACCACGATCTTCCTGCTGGCATGGGTCTTCGGCGGCGTCAACGCCTTTCTCGGCGCGACGGCATACGCCGAGCTCGGGACGATGATGCCGCGGTCGGGCGGAACGTATCTCTATGCCCATCGCGCCTTCGGCGACGGCCTCGGTTTCTTCGCCGGATACGCTGACTGGATCAACTGGTCAGTCTCCTCCTCGGCGCTGATCATCCTGGTGGGCGGCTACGTCGCGTCGGTGATCCCCCCACTCAACGGACATGCGCTCGTGGCGGGGTGCGGCGTCTTCGGCGTGCTGGTCGTGCTGCAATGGATCGGCGTGCGGTCGGGCGGGCGCGCCCAGGAAGTGACCACGGTGCTCAAGGCGGTGGCGCTGGTGGCGCTGATCATCGCCGTCTTCGTCTGGCCGCATCCGCCGATGGCCGCACCGATGATGATGCGCCCGGTGCCGCACGGCACGGCACTGATCTTCGCCATCGGCGTGGCGATGCAGGGCGTGGTCTTCTCGTACGACTCGTTCTACGCGCCGGTATACTGTGCGGAAGAGCTCCAGAATCCCGGCAAGTCGATCCCGGCGTCGATCTTCCGCGGGATCGCGCTGGTCATGACGATCTACCTCCTTCTCCTGATCGCGTTCCTCAGGATCGTGCCGCTGCAGCAGATGGCGGGCGACGACTTCGTCGGTGCCACGGTGGCGAAGATCCTCTTCGGCAACAGCGGCGACCTGATCATCCGGTTGATCATGATCATCGCCGTCCTCGGAACGGTCAACGCGCAGATCATGGCGGCGCCGCGCATCGTCCTCGCGATGGCGCGTGACGGCCTCTTCCCACCGCAGGCGACCCGGGTGAACGACGGCGGCACTCCGACGATCGCGCTGGCGCTGAGCCTGGTATGCACCGGGATCTTCCTCTTCAGCGGGTCGTTCAACGCCGTCCTGGCCGTTGCGGTCTTCCTTTCACTTTCGCTCTATCTGCTCACCTACGCCTCGCTCTTCGCGCTGCGCCGCAAGGATCCGGATGTGCCAAGGCCGTACCGCGCCTGGGGGTATCCGGTCGTTCCGGCGCTGGCGATCGTGTCGGTCGTGCTCCTGATCATCCTGATGGCGCTCGGCGATCCGAAGAGCGCGGCGATTGCCTTCGCGGTGCTCGTCGCGAGCTGGCCGTTGTCGCACCTCGCGCGTCGACTGATCCGGCAGGCGGGAGCGGGCTGAGGACGACTTACGGAGATCGCCATTCGGCGGCATATTGATCCTCCGATTTCGCGCGCCACATCGATACTGCACTACGGAACGACACCAGATGGCGAACGCTCCCCTCAAGATTGCCTTCATCGGATCCCATGGCGTCGGCAAGACGACGCTCTGCTACGATCTCGCGTCTCGGCTCAAGCGACAGGACCGCGCCGTCGACCTGGTGAAGGAAGTCGCCCGAAGCTGTCCGCTCCCGATCAATCGCGAGACGACGCTCGCCGCGCAGGCGTGGATCCTCCACACGCAGATCGCGCAGGAGATTGCGGCAGAGGCACAGAATGACGTGGTGATCTGCGATCGGTCGGTTCTCGACAACTACGCCTACCTGGTGCAGCAGTCGGGACGCCAACGCGTCTACGACGCGCTCGTCTCGACCTGGGTCGCCACGTACGACCATCTCTTCAAGGTGCCGATCATCGACCCGCCAACCTTCGACGGGATGCGTGACGTGAATGCGACCTTCCAGCAACAGGTCGATTCCACCATCGACGCGCTCGCCGCCGATCTTGGTGTCACCTGCCATCGGCTCGATCCGGCGGCACGGGACGGATGGGTCGACGCGGTCCTCATCAGCTGCGGACTCCCGCTCCATGCGCCGCAGATCGACCTCTTTCCGGTGCCGGCATGATCGAAACCACCAGCGCGCGCAAGCCGATGGACGAAGAAATCGACGTCTACGGCCTCACCCATCCCGGGAAGGTCCGGGCGGCGAACCAGGATCATTTCCTCCTCGCCACACTGAACCGGAAACTCGAAGTGCTGTCGACGTCGCTGCCATCGCTGGAGATGCCCAGCGTCGACGCGCGGATCGCCTTCCTGGCGATGATCGCCGACGGCGTGGGCGGTGCGGCCAGCGGTGAACAGGCGAGCCGGCTCGCCCTCGAGGAAGCGACGCAGTACCTGTCGCAGTGCACCGATTGCTACTACCAGTCGAAACCGAGTGACGAGACGTTCATCGAGACGCTGCAGGAAGCGGCGTCGCGAGCACACGAGCGGGTGGTCACCAAGGCGTCGGAAAATCCCGACGATCGCGGGATGGCGACGACGCTGACGCTCTGGATCGGTGTCTGGCCATGGGCGTATGTGCTGCAGGTTGGCGACTCGCGCTACTACCTGTACCGTGATGGGCATCTCACCCAGCTGACGCGCGACCAGACGATGGCGCAGGAACTGATCGATCAGGGTGTGATGGCGCGGTCGGCGGCGATGGCGTCGCGGTGGGCGAATACGCTCTCGAGCGCGATCGGCGGACGACAGACAGCGCC
It encodes the following:
- a CDS encoding ABC transporter permease — translated: MADSDEQLGPVRGELLGHFTFSGRTALEAVAHNKLRAGLTSLGILFGVASVIAMLAIGRGAEQEILAQMRLLGSNNVIVTPVVEQKEGQIKDDANPKKDNKKFSPGLTYADAQALAKFIPDVDATSAEVVLNSTITREGSHRSGKLVGVDTSYFRLMALNVAQGKAFTAEQVRDGLPVAIIGHGVRTRFFTTEQPLGGHIKVGNNWLTVVGVLEDRKVSSETAQRLGIRDANMDIYIPVTSLLLRYRNRGMVTQAEIEAASRTEFVSPADQQQTDPEKDAEKRNMNQLDRIIVRVEDAKYVPAVADITQRMLSRRHNEVVDFEVAVPELLLKQEQRTRTIFNVVLGAIASISLIVGGIGIMNIMLASILERIREIGVRRAVGATQRDILAQFLFEAVLISVAGGVAGILLGGILSYGIEHFAGIKTIVSLASVLVAFGVSFAVGLGFGIVPAYRAALKDPVECLRYE
- a CDS encoding TolC family protein, with product MRTSRWIPTAAAAAAALLAIASPAAAQDSLTLHQAIDMAQRQSYQARAAQSTLESSRDRDHLFNTSYLPSLTLGGTTPRYTRQITPVIQPDGTTQYLPLQETDADLNATIIQRVPWTNTTLSFTSGLSQTKVSGLSGFQSWSSTPFSISVSQPILRSNSFKWDIKQQDLRMESSERKYLESREDVAILTTNAFFDLFAAESNLKNAKGNAAINDTLYTLNKGRLTIGKIGENDLLQSELALLRAQQSVEDAQLGYDRSLAQFRLTINAPPTAPIHIAITADVPSFAVDTADAVKWARANSSTIEDAVASEVAADREVSEAKWNSGAGGTVNASYGYNGTATSSVVSDAYKNLLNAQQLTLSVQLPLWQWGAHGAQVDAAKADRDAAKSNAAITRTQVDLNAHFAALQLTEARRALIIAAKADTVAAQRFDVAYNRYVIGRITIDNLYIAQSEKDQAVVAFAQALRGYWTAYYQLRRDTLYDFEAARQIREFTGTAPDQSGPH
- a CDS encoding APC family permease yields the protein MRVLGGVFGLALAVGATIGGGILGTPGSVAAALPNTTIFLLAWVFGGVNAFLGATAYAELGTMMPRSGGTYLYAHRAFGDGLGFFAGYADWINWSVSSSALIILVGGYVASVIPPLNGHALVAGCGVFGVLVVLQWIGVRSGGRAQEVTTVLKAVALVALIIAVFVWPHPPMAAPMMMRPVPHGTALIFAIGVAMQGVVFSYDSFYAPVYCAEELQNPGKSIPASIFRGIALVMTIYLLLLIAFLRIVPLQQMAGDDFVGATVAKILFGNSGDLIIRLIMIIAVLGTVNAQIMAAPRIVLAMARDGLFPPQATRVNDGGTPTIALALSLVCTGIFLFSGSFNAVLAVAVFLSLSLYLLTYASLFALRRKDPDVPRPYRAWGYPVVPALAIVSVVLLIILMALGDPKSAAIAFAVLVASWPLSHLARRLIRQAGAG
- a CDS encoding AAA family ATPase, translated to MANAPLKIAFIGSHGVGKTTLCYDLASRLKRQDRAVDLVKEVARSCPLPINRETTLAAQAWILHTQIAQEIAAEAQNDVVICDRSVLDNYAYLVQQSGRQRVYDALVSTWVATYDHLFKVPIIDPPTFDGMRDVNATFQQQVDSTIDALAADLGVTCHRLDPAARDGWVDAVLISCGLPLHAPQIDLFPVPA
- a CDS encoding protein phosphatase 2C domain-containing protein, which gives rise to MIETTSARKPMDEEIDVYGLTHPGKVRAANQDHFLLATLNRKLEVLSTSLPSLEMPSVDARIAFLAMIADGVGGAASGEQASRLALEEATQYLSQCTDCYYQSKPSDETFIETLQEAASRAHERVVTKASENPDDRGMATTLTLWIGVWPWAYVLQVGDSRYYLYRDGHLTQLTRDQTMAQELIDQGVMARSAAMASRWANTLSSAIGGRQTAPVVTRVPSDWRYIHLLCSDGLTKHVPDERIAERLREMKSAKATCEALLQDALDGGGTDNISIIVGRAVERKGDPA